tttcaggtgttagagaaaataaatgataatgcatagaaacttgagctgcctgcagattttggggttagtcccacttttaacattgcaaatttgaagccttatttaggtgaggaagatgaactttcatcgaggacgacttcatttcaaaaaggggaggatgatgaggatatcaataccattgttacacccacaaccccttctgctatacatactggaccaattactaaagctcgcacatgccaattaaattaccaggtacttttgtttcttggtaatgattctaatgttcattaaAATATGATGttgtctaaattggatacatttgtcttgcttacaaatgaagggcctaacttggagaagaaggatgaacattggagcaagatcaagcatggagatgatagcatgtgcaaggggaacaagaacggagttacaagcgaTGATTTCAGGaccttgaagccaccataatgagtgcatgaaggcttggatatacaagatgtcactccataaatttcgtccataggatATTTAGGTGTTGCGTCGCCTTATTATTGggttaggcccatgtaattttgaaatactaaagtataggttgtttttagagtccgtatgtgtggaagACATAGttaggttggtttcagacccctccttcaaggggtcacgaaattccctccctcttcctccatatatatagcccttaggtcgttgttagactttgggttttgtttagattaaagttcgccatagttacACCTTCATGTATTTCTTTGTGTTCAACCATCAGACCAAGACGTCGCAGAACCCCAccgtgatcaataaagttttcctcttatattcgcaatagccagattgccgtctcagtttcttgcttgttctttgtttgcttgcaggaaatagaccctcgtggtcaggttgattgtgctcctgcatggtcaataacctctcgaagctagtttagcgattgctaaggcgcgacgtcctcgcacattcatagttggatcatcaaagtctactccactaaaaatgatagccaccatctcatcaaaagacgggacacattTGCCTTTATAATAAGACCTAGGAAGGCGCAAGCTTGTACGTGTTACGACCTAAGATACTATTAGTGCCAGGGTGGCTTGTCAGTCGGTACAGGCACCTATTTGGAGAATACCTTGAGTCATTTATCGGCTAGTCGGGTTCCTGGGAACTGGATGATTGTCAGTCGATGGAGCAAAGAGTACAACGTCCTACTAGTCGGATGGCGGTCACTCGGATTATGCTACACGCGATATACCCGCACTCGGTTTACTTTCACTCGGATTATATGGAAGGCCAGCAGCCAGGCGCACCAAAGGAGGCGTTACACGAAGCGTCTCACTATGCATTGAAGCCGGGCATTATCGGCCACTACCAGTTATGATTATGAGCATCTGTTACCATAGTCGTGGATAAGAATTGTTACACTTAAGACACGGTGAAACGTAGCTAGCTTGGGTGCCGGGGGTACAACAAACTCTGTATAAACCTACCTTTGGCGCCGGACTACAAGTTCATAACTTTTGGAATCACAATCTCTAACGCAAGAACAACTCCGAGAGAGATAGTACAAGGGTCTTTACCTCCAATGCGAGGGGCCTGAACCTGTATACGATCATGTGTCACCCATCTGCATCTCGTTAGATCAAGCCTCATTCTTAATCCCATCTACATATAATAATAAtgtatttttcacaaaaaaaatagtTTCCTAAAAAggaatgaattagtgacattgTGCTACCATCAAAGACACAGAAGTTTTCTaaaaaagaatgaattagtggctttGGTATTACCCttttaaaaaatgaaataaaaactaaaaaaatcaAAATTAAGAGGTTAAGTAAGGAAGAATgacttagtggcattggtattaccactAAAACAGATAAAATGAAAGAAAAACTAAagcaaaatcaaaataatgaagtttttctAAGAAATAATGAATTATTGCctttggtattaccctttaaaaataaaaaaataaataataaataatgagAAAATTTGCACATAATTTACTCAAAAACAATTCTTTTTATAATAtacaagaataagcatataatagtgaatTTCGTAACAAAAATATTTTCCTAAGGAGTGAATGAGCAGCAATGGTACTACCATTaaataagaaataaaaaataaaatggaataaaaactaaatcaaaatcaaaatcatgAAGTTCCCTGAAGCAAAGGATAGGAACGAGCGGAATCAATGTGTTCCAATTTCTGGCCTTGCAGCAAAAAGTGGAGTGTTGGTCAAAGCAAGCCGCCCTATTCTATTACCACACAAAATGTTTTTCTAAGAAATAATGAATTAGTGGCTTTGGTATTGCCctttaaaataaataaaatgaaaacAAAAATGAGAAACTTTGCACACAATTTACTCAAATTTTTGgcttttttataatatgcaagaataagcatataatagtgaatTTTGCAACGAATTTTTTTGCTAAGGAATGATTGAATGGCACTGGTATTAGCATTAAATAAGAAAGAGAGTGAAATAAAACACTAAAAAACAAAATTATGAAttttctaaggaagaatgaattagtggcatcggTATTACCTTGTAAGAAAAATCGAAATGAAATAAAAACTAAATAAACATAATGATatttctaagaaagaatgaattagtggcattggtattgccctttaagaagaaagagaaCAAAAAACCTAAAACAAACAATGAGACAATTCACACACAATATACACTAAATTTATGCTTTTACAAATATGCAAGAATACACATATAATAGTGAAATTGTCGCAAACAAGTTTCCCAAGGAGGAATGAATTAGCGGCATTGGTATTATACTTTAAAAGAAATATATTAAAATAATaagtaaaacaaaaacaaaataataaagTTTTACAAGCaataatgaattagtggcattgacaTTACCCTTCAAGAAGAAATTAAAtgaaaacaaaattttaaaaaacttgCACACACTTTGCACTGAAATTGCACTAGTTAACATCATGCAAAGAATACTCATATTATAGCAATTTTCGCATATATTTATAGTATATGTGTGTGTATTTACACTCACTCAACAACAAAAAATACCCACAAAAGACAAAGAAAAACTATCTAATAAAGAAGAAGGAAAGCGTAAACAAACGAAAATAGAGAAACAGAAAAGAACAAAAGGGTGGGAGGGGAGGCTGGGTCGCACGGTTAATGGCTTTAACCCGTTAAGGAATTGACTGGCCCAAATATGTGGCCAGTTGGAAAAAAAACTAGCCCAAAACAACTCACAAAGCAGAGCAGAAAAAAAAAGCACAAAGCTTAAAGCAAAAGTCAACGACCAAAAATGCAATTGGCCAAAAATCAAATTTTAGGCGATTTGCATAGCTAATAAAGTGATGCAAAAAATGGTAAAACATATAAAGAAAACCAATAGCAAAAACGCATACAAACAAAAAAAACACGCAATGTGTAACAGGCTTCAAGCCCAATAGAAAAATCGAGTTACCCCAAACAAGCGCAAGTCAAAAATTCAGTCTACAAGAAAAATCACCCCAAACAGCGATAAGTTAAAAATCCAGCTTACGAAATAATTGACTTACCCAACCAGGGGCAAGCCAAATACTGGCATAAGAAAGCCATGAAACAACACAAAACAATAGCACAAATCTTGAAAATATTCAACGGTCAGAAAAGTGACTTATCCAAATTTAAAAACCAGGTGACATACATATATCTAAAGTGTAATTAGACTGCCTTAAAAAAAGACCTTTATAAAGCACATTTCAACACAATTTTAATGACAAGTGTTATGATTGGCACTATGGTGGTTGTCAAATAGTTTTCTTACCTATCCTATCTACCTTTTGGTGCATGCATAAAAAAAACGAGACTAACCTAAGGGCTAATCCTTGTTGGCATTTTTTTATAGGAGAAACTCCACGAGCACCACACATTCAAGGCGTGATTTGAACTTGGGTGAGATGGCAGCAACATCAGCTACCGAGTTACGGGTCGACGCCCCGTCCTCTTTTTGGTGCATGCATACATGCTGTCATTCAGGCTAAAAAAACAAACAGTATTTGCAACAGTGCACACCTCCTTTTGATCCTTTCCATCCTCCTCCTCTGACCCTCCCCCCTCTCTTTATAACTGACGCTCCCTTCACCTGGCTTCATACAACTGCAAGATAATCCAAAACCCTAGTGACACTACGCTGTTATCCCAAAACCCAAGGTGGCAGCATCAAGCAACtgagcagagcagcagcagcaaagcTGAGCTTGAAAGCTCCATTTCCACAGTAATGGAGTTCTTGTCGCAGATGTGGTCGCTCCTGGGCCTCCTCACCATCCTGCAGAATGTCCTCCCCACGCAGCTCCTCTCCCTCCTGCACTCGCTCTGGCAGTCGCTCCAGGACTCGCTCACGCCCTACTCCTACTTCGACGTGCCGGAGTTCCTCGGCTCCGCCGCCGTCGAGCCCAACGCGCTCTACCGCCACGTCCAGCTCTACCTTCACCGCTCCCTGCTCCTCTCCTCCCCTTCGCCTCCCCGCCTCACGCTCTCGCTGCCGCGCTCCGTCGCGGGCAATGCCGGCGCGGCCGCAGTGCCACCGTCCGTGTCGCTGTCCCCGAACCACTCGGTGCCCGACGCCTTCAACGGCCACCGCGCCGTGTGGACGCACCATGCCGACACGCTCCAGGACTCGCTCGAGGAGCGCCGGTCCTTCTCGCTGCGCCTCCCCAAAAGGCACGCCGCGGCGGTGCTCCCGGCGTACCTGGCGCACCTCGCGGCCGCGGCGGACAGCCTGGAGCGCTCGTCGCGGGCGAGGAGGCTGCACACGAACGCCGCGTCTCCGCGTGGCTCGGCGTCGTGGTCGTCGGTGCCGTTCTGCCACCCGTCCACGTTCGAGACGCTCGCGCTGGACCCGGACCTCAAGGCGCGCCTCCTGGCCGACCTCACGGCGTTCGCCGACGGGAGGGAGTTCTACCGCCGGACTGGGAGGCCGTGGAAGCGCGGGTACCTCCTCCACGGCCCGCCTGGCTCCGGCAAGTCTTCGCTGATCGCCGCCATGGCGAACCACCTCCGGTACGACGTGTTCGACCTCGAGCTCACCCGCGTCACCACCAACGTCGACCTCCGCGCGCTCCTCATCCAGACGACCAACCGTTCGCTCATTGTCATCGAGGACATCGACTGCTCCCTCCACCTCACCGGCGACCGCGGGCTGGCCTCCATGAGGCGGCACAAGAGACGCCGCGCGGCCGCCTCCGATGACTCGTCCGACTCGGACGACGACGTCACCGGCGCCGACAACCACCGGGGGAAGGTAACCCTCTCCGGGCTGCTCAACTTCACCGACGGCCTGTGGTCGTGCTGCGGCGAGGAGCGCATCATCGTGTTCACGACCAACCACGTGGACGGCATCGACCCGGCGCTGCTGCGGCCGGGGAGGATGGACGTGCACGTGCGCCTGGGCCCGTGCGGCGCGCACGCCATGCGCGAGCTGGTGGAGCGGTACGTCGGGGCCAGCGTCGGCGACCAGGACATGCTGGACGCGGCGGAGGGCTGCATACGGGACGGCGCGGAGATGACGCCGGCTGAGGTGGGCGAAGTGCTGCTGAGGAACAGAGACGAGCCGGAGACGGCGGTGACGGAGCTGGCGGCGGAGCTGAAGGCCAGGGTGAACGCGGCCGACGATCTCCAGTGGGAGGACTCGGCGGCGGAGCTCTCCGACGAGTCGCCGACGAAGAAAGGCAGGAAGGGGTTCGGCGGGTGGGAGAGCAAGGTCAGGATCTTGGGGAGGCTTCGGAGCCTCACCAAGTCGGACTCCGGCCGGAGAGGCGTGTAGCTCCGATTACGTCTGACGTGCGTTTTAGGTTAGGCAAAATATCGGGCGCATCTTCAAAGTTTAATGTATGGGTTTGATGGTTTCTTGTAAGCTATAGTAGCCATGATCGACGGCTTCATAGCCGAGCAATATTCGAACCTCG
Above is a window of Triticum dicoccoides isolate Atlit2015 ecotype Zavitan chromosome 5B, WEW_v2.0, whole genome shotgun sequence DNA encoding:
- the LOC119309855 gene encoding AAA-ATPase At4g25835-like, producing the protein MEFLSQMWSLLGLLTILQNVLPTQLLSLLHSLWQSLQDSLTPYSYFDVPEFLGSAAVEPNALYRHVQLYLHRSLLLSSPSPPRLTLSLPRSVAGNAGAAAVPPSVSLSPNHSVPDAFNGHRAVWTHHADTLQDSLEERRSFSLRLPKRHAAAVLPAYLAHLAAAADSLERSSRARRLHTNAASPRGSASWSSVPFCHPSTFETLALDPDLKARLLADLTAFADGREFYRRTGRPWKRGYLLHGPPGSGKSSLIAAMANHLRYDVFDLELTRVTTNVDLRALLIQTTNRSLIVIEDIDCSLHLTGDRGLASMRRHKRRRAAASDDSSDSDDDVTGADNHRGKVTLSGLLNFTDGLWSCCGEERIIVFTTNHVDGIDPALLRPGRMDVHVRLGPCGAHAMRELVERYVGASVGDQDMLDAAEGCIRDGAEMTPAEVGEVLLRNRDEPETAVTELAAELKARVNAADDLQWEDSAAELSDESPTKKGRKGFGGWESKVRILGRLRSLTKSDSGRRGV